The following is a genomic window from Thermoproteota archaeon.
ACTACCTACTTATGGACTTCTTATTTTGTTTGCTCCCAAGTTGCTCTGATAACCATCCTTTGAATGTATGACTGTCATGTAAAGGTAGCTTCTCTGATGATCAGTTATAAATCATACCCAAGGTCTCTCTCAAAGCCCTTCAAGGAGGTAATTTTAGGCGTACCCCTTTTTAGACTCCTTAAAGTTTTCGGAGTTCCCTCTAGACATATTACTACCTATAACTACTTAAAAGTGTGAGCTTAGGCGTAATGCTGCTATAATTTCTAGGGTCCAAATCCTTAGTAGAGGTAGATATCTTCTAAGGATTTGCGAATTCGTGAAATTACTTGCTTGACTCGGAAGTTAGTATCCTTATAAGATATGTAAAAATTTTGGAATTTTTGGGTGAGGATCAGCAGTCTCTGTACCGCAGAGGGGGCATCTGCTTTTGAAAGTGTATCTCCAGCAACGAGGGCACCTCTTCATCCTTGGCATGGATTATCCCCCACACTGACTTACTAAGATCTTAACCCTTTCTAACTCAATAAATTTTTTAGATGAGAATAAATTTAGTGAGAACATAGCGATAGGGACCGCTCAGGATAACCTCCTTCTGTACTCCTTCTCCTCCACCACCTCAAATATTTCCGTATCTCCAAGATCCTTAGAGATCGATTTCAGGATGAGAGTAGACATCCTCCTAACGAGCTTGGGATCTTGGGATTTGACTGAAATCACATATCTAGGAGCCCCAGCCGTGTATATATCGACTTCAACCCCCTCAGTTTTAGGCGTAGATAACCCTCTCATTAATGACTTACGTATTCTCTCGACTCCATCGTAAGCAAATGAGACGAGCCTGACCACAATGTTCTTTACGTATATCGGTGGCCTAATCTGAACCTTTACTATCTCTTCCAGTTTCTCCGAGAGTTTTTGATTTAAGCCAGCTTTAAGTAATGGGTCTAGTCCCTCGTATAGAACATCCTCTAAAGCCTCCATAGGGTTCTTGTAGTAATCAGCTAATTTTCCCCAAGATTCCTTGGCAACGGCTTCAGGATCTTGGAATCCCGCTCTCTGAGCAGCTATCTTCAGGAGAGAGATTACTCTCACCCTTTCTTTCCATTCTTCTAATTTTCTCTTCTTCTGCTCCTCACTGACGTATCTAAGAGAGAGATCTACTTGACCTAACTTTCTATTCGCTCTTATAACTCTGCCTACTATTTTATCTCCTTCCTTGACGAAATCCCTGATATCTTTTATCCTCCCCGAGGCCACATGACTTCGGGGGATGTATGCTTCGAGCCCCTCATATTCATCCAGTTCGACTATGACCCCATGGTCCTCGACTCTCTTTACTGTGCCGACAACAAGTTCGTTCCTCCTCGGAAAGGCCTTGTAGCTCACTCTCTCACTCTACCCAGATATTCAATGACCGTCGCTAGGATCTCGGCCTTGCCGCCCCTAGGTCTGGCCAGTACCTCGTCGCACACGTGGCACGTGACCTCTCTGGAGGCGTGGGAGAAGATTATCTGCTCGTTACCGCACTTAGGGCACCTAACCCTGACGAAGTAACTCTTGGGGAGGGGTATCAGTTCCATCCTACCCATGAACACCACCTCTACCTCTTTATCTCCACCCTAGCTAGCCTCCCTAGGTTCCTCATCACCTTCCTGCCGCACTCCTCGCATGTGAGTATGAGAAGCACTTTCTTGGTAGTTTTAGCCTTCCTCCTCAGCTTGCCTCTGGGCTCTCCTCCGTAACCCCTCCTCTTTCTCTCAAGCTGTCTCTGACCCCACGACATCGTCCGTGCCTTGCCCTGCTTGTACAGGGAGACCTTGTGCTTGGTATGCTTGCCGCATCTGGGGCAGTACGTGTTGATCTCTGCAGGAACCTTCATTCCTCGACCACCTCAACAACTCCCTTCTTTTTCAAGGCCGACGCATTCTCCGAGGGAATGAATGCGATGTCACCCTCGGAGAACGGTCCGTAGACCTTCATGTCTACACCAACGAATCTGGCCACGGGAGTTTTAAACGTTACTAATACCCTCTCGACCTCATCACTCAGGGGGGCGAAAACCCTTCCCTCCTCGGTTTCCTCCTCGGCCTCGACTTTTTCGGCTCCATGAACAGATCTTTTGATCTCTTCTGAGATTATTCCTCCATAGAGAGCTCTCTTGAATGTTTTAGAGATGGACAGCGCGTTTTCCATCTCTATTCGCAGATCTCTGATCACCTCGGCAGCCTTGAGGTATATCCTACCCTCCAATCCCTCCGGTAGGTTCGTCAATAACTCCTCTTCGGCCGACCTGAGCCGGTCGATTAAGGAATCATCAACTCGGCCCTCAGCCAGCGAGATGAGAACCTCCCTTATCACATCCTTGTATTTTGCCATCTACCGGTAGGATGGGTACGCGACCATAATTAATGATTGAGTGGCTCCGCCCTCCCCCTCAAGATAACGAATGCCGCCGCGAAACCGGGCAGCTGAACCTCCTCACCCGGCGAATATGGCCCGAAAGCCTCATCTTTCAATCTGAATGCGGGGACGGGCATCTTCACTCGGACTTTGATCTCCGGCTCTGAGGGCAGGCCAACTGCGTCTTTGAACGGATTGAAGACCTCATACTCATCTAAGGAGAGTCGTAAAGCCCTGAATCCGGTCTTACCGTGGACGCTGTTTGGTATCCTAGTCAGCCTCCCCGTGTCCATGGTGACCATCCAGTCGATTCTCGCACCGGAACTCTGAGCCGACTCCTTTAGAAGGTTGAGGAGTCGCTTCCTCTCCCTAGAGCCGAGTTTGAT
Proteins encoded in this region:
- a CDS encoding S1 RNA-binding domain-containing protein, with the protein product MSYKAFPRRNELVVGTVKRVEDHGVIVELDEYEGLEAYIPRSHVASGRIKDIRDFVKEGDKIVGRVIRANRKLGQVDLSLRYVSEEQKKRKLEEWKERVRVISLLKIAAQRAGFQDPEAVAKESWGKLADYYKNPMEALEDVLYEGLDPLLKAGLNQKLSEKLEEIVKVQIRPPIYVKNIVVRLVSFAYDGVERIRKSLMRGLSTPKTEGVEVDIYTAGAPRYVISVKSQDPKLVRRMSTLILKSISKDLGDTEIFEVVEEKEYRRRLS
- a CDS encoding nucleolar RNA-binding Nop10p family protein, producing the protein MKRCPRCWRYTFKSRCPLCGTETADPHPKIPKFLHIL
- a CDS encoding 50S ribosomal protein L44e; translation: MKVPAEINTYCPRCGKHTKHKVSLYKQGKARTMSWGQRQLERKRRGYGGEPRGKLRRKAKTTKKVLLILTCEECGRKVMRNLGRLARVEIKR
- a CDS encoding 30S ribosomal protein S27e; the protein is MGRMELIPLPKSYFVRVRCPKCGNEQIIFSHASREVTCHVCDEVLARPRGGKAEILATVIEYLGRVRE